TTGCAGAGAGGGCGGAGAGATTGTTAAAACATAACTTTGTGTTAACTAGACCTTACTCTAATCTCCCTGATCCTTAACATAGCAGTAAGAAACTCAGGTATGAAGTAGACAACAAAGAAAGTAAAATCATACTATGAGTCTGTTTATTATTCCTCAGCCTTACTCCCTGTAGGATGTAGAGGGCCACAGCTGTCAGGCTGTCTGGTCCTTCTCTCTGAAACATGCCTCTAGCTCTTCTTGGTGCCCCTCGGGGCTTTCTTCTTGGGTTGGTGGGCCTCGATCAGATGGATACTGCGACGCTTGATCTCCTCGCGGGACAGGGCGCAGTCCTCCTCCAGACTGCGGAACTGGAACGTGTCTGAGACGGAAGAAGGGAGCAGGTGATAGAGGAGCTATTAGACACAACAAACCAGAAAACACTATTAGCAAAGCACTAAACAGCCATTATGCAAACATGCAGGAATGGATACCAGCTGTTAATAAGCTGTTGTTTACAATGGACTTAAAGCCATGCAGAACAATACATCCAAGAAAAAAAACATACCTTCTGAGACGCTGTTGTACACTGGGCTGCTGGCCCTTTTGAAGTTTCTGGGCTCCATCATGATGCTATGCTCCAGGAAGCTCCACACCTGAGGTGAGAGGGAAGAGACCAGAGGGGTGAGACCAGAGGGGTGAGACCAGAGGGGACAGACCAGAGGGGTgagaccagaggggagagaccagaggggtgagaccagaggggagagaccaGAGGGGTGAGACcacaggggagaggggtgagaccAGAGGGCAGAGGGGTGAGACCACAGGGGTAAGAAcaaaggggagaggggtgagaccacaggggagaggggtgagaccacatgggagaggggtgagaccacaggggagaggggtgagaccacaggggagagggggaaggggtgaGACTACAGGGGAGAATGGTGAGACaacaggggagaggggtgagaccAAAGAGGTGAGAccagaggggagaaaggggagacgGATAAGGGATGAGAATGAACTGAGACCACAGTATCAGAGGTGAGACCAGAAAGAAAAAGTGAGAACTCGATCTTTGAGGGGAGAGTTGAGAGACTCGGACTCAGAGAAGAGGTAGACAGAGATGAGAGCTAGGGGAGGACAATCAGAGCTAAGGAAGGAAATGAAACCAGTGTCACCTTCTCATGGTCGGCAGTGTTTTCCTCAGTCTTCTCTGAAGCTGTGGTCTGCAGTGTGAGCAGACGGACACCGATTTCCCTCAGCTTCTCGGTGGCATCCAGATCCCCCAACTGCCTGGGAGAGTCCTAAAGCAAGATAAAAACACTTGCTTTAGAATCCTCTCTATTCCTGAATAACATCACCAAGGGCTAGTTTCTATAATGAGAACAGTAGTGGTCCAAGAACAGAGCCTTGAGGAATGCCCAAACACATTTTCTGGCTGATAGGTGACCAGGGGATTGTTTTTCTTGGTGACCACGAAAGGGCCAGATGAGACTGAGCTGTCCATCTAAAATGACTACCATGACATGCACACAGCTAATCCTGAAGAACAGGTTGTTGACACCCTGCTCCACCCCATGCAGCACAGATTGGGCCTTGCCCTGCTTGGCTTCCCATTGGCTGCAACAATCCTCTTCCTGCTCAAGCTCCACCTGCATTTCCTCCTTCAGCTGCTCAAACCTTGAGAAAAACACAGAGGGTGAATCTCAATTGTGTTTCCTCGATTCCTCGCATACCCTCTCTACTCGCCTCCTTTTGCAAAACCCATTGGAGAAGAAGGTCTGAGGCCTGAGATCTGAAGGACCTTCAGATCTTCTCCTCTATTTCTATGGATGATACAGaagtattttttttcttctgtggCTCGACTGTACCTGTCGGAACCGGGTCCGGCGCTGAACTTGAGTTGGGCGTACTGGAGCTCAAGGGTAGCCAGGGTCTCCATGCTCTTTCTGACCAGCTCCTCACACTGGGTTATCTGGGTGTGCAGCTGCTCCCTGGTGGCCTTCTGAGAGGCCAGCCGTGTCTCCAGCTCCTAGACAGACAGGTGGAAAGGTAGACGACACATACTCAGCTCAGAGAGACAACCGGCACCAgtattcctaatattgagttgcagcccccttttgcactcagaacagactcaattcatcgaggcatggactctacaaggtgtcgaaagccttccacaggaatgctggcccatgttgactccaatgcttcccacggttgtgtcaagttggctggatgtgctgtcggtggtggatcattcttgatacactcgggaaactgttgagcgtgtaaaaccctggcatctactaccatacccagttcaaaggcacttaaatcttttgtcttgcactTTCCCCCActgaatggcacaaatacacaatccatgtctcaattgtctcaaggcttaaaaatccttctttaacctgtatcctccctttcatctacactgattgaagtgaatttaacatgtgacatcaataagggatcatagctttcacctggattcccctGGTCAGCTATGAAaacccaactgacatttactcctgaggtactgacctgttgcaccctctataaccacctTGATTATCTATGAACGCTTGAACAGcttggccatgtactcttataatctctacccggcacagccagaagaggactggccacctttTAGAGCCTGGTGCCTCTCTagctttcttcctaggttcctgccttcctagggagtttttcctagccagtatgcttctacatctgcattgcttcctgtttggggttttaagatgggtttctgtataagcactttgtgacatctgctgatgtaaaaagggctttgtaAATAAACCTGATTTGAGTCAGTCTATGCCGTGGATAGAGCACATGCTCCTAATGTTATGTACACAGTGTATATATGCAGTTAAAGAAAATgactttttactccaaacattttcCCCGACACCCAAaggtactcgttacattttgaatgcttagcaagacaggaaaatggtccaattcacacacctaGCAAGAGactatccctggtcatccctactgcctctgatctggaggactcactaaacacaaatgcttagtttgtaaattatgtctgagtgttggctgccggtaaataaataaaatagtttGCTTAATACAAGGAATGTGAAAttgtttatacttttactttgacACTTcggtatatttgagcaattagattgacttttgatacttcagtacatttgaaaccaaatacttttagactttcacTCAAGTAGTGTTTTGCTCGGTGACTCACTTTCACTTGaatcattttctatgaaggtatctttacatttactcaagtatgacagttgggtacttcTTCCACCACTGGCAACGTGCGGATGAGCTTTTTGTTCAGCGAGACTGTCAGGTCAGGTACCAGGCCGAGGGTGTGTTTGAATACCTTTGTATTGTCTGTAATGTCAAACCTACCGTAAGTGCTCCAATATATTACATTTAATAAAAACTACAACACCCCAGTGTGGTTAGACATTACTGCAACATAACTCAACAAAATTAAACAACTACATCAATGTGTCATGGGAAATAACAAAGGGCTGTTTGCAACAGTGGCTTATATTAAAACGTTAGATTAATGATAGGCAACACGTCGCTTATTAGAGTGCTTATTACAAGTTGTGTATATAGTAGGGCTAAATGATCCACGTGGGCCACCGTACCTGCAGATCAGTGCAGCTGAGGGCTTCTCTCAGAGCATCAATATATCCTCCAGCAGTTTGAAGACGGACTGTGTCGTAATGGGGGCCGCGACGGTCTGCTGGGCTGCAGggggagaacagaacacaggcaTACATAATTTCAGCATCAATCCTAATGCAGAACATGGGGAAATACAATGTAAGCTCCTGAAAACCGGCAACACGATGAGTATGGATATCATTACATATTGCCTTTGCTCATGCAAAGTTATGTATGATTCAGAATACTACTGTCTTCAAGATAGAGTACTATTTGGACATCGGTGAACTGATatttactgtatttattttaataCATAAGTGTCTGTGGTGTAAGATCATCTGATGTAATACCTCTGATAGGGGCTGTATCTTCAGCCAGTCCTTCTCTGGTAGCCgaccctctccaaccctataaAACAACAACACTCACTGACTGCAATAGGCATTTAAGTGTCCCTCTTGACTAACATGTTCACTTTCAATCTTTTCTGACATTCTCCTGTTCTCTCGCTGTTTCCCACAGGTCCATCCCTCTCACtctttatttgtctctctctctctctttgtttctctgttcCACACAGGCCCAtccatctccttccctttccctccctatttctctcttcctccatctcaccctctgtctctccctccagctccccctcagtctctctctcacctgctcTTTCAACTTCTGAGCTACTCTGCTGCTCcgtcgctctccctccctctctctctccagccgaCCCTCCACCTCCTTCTCTTTCGCTCCCCTCCTTCCAGTCAACTCTTTCTCCATCATTCTGCGTTCCACCATTAGCTGCCTCTCCACGTGAACCAGCTGACTCTGGTGgcgaaagacagacagacagacagacacgtcaTACAATTGTAGTGGGAAAATACATACTGGAATTCATGACGAGTCATGGCTGGTATTCAGATGAGCCTGACCTTCTTTCTCTTATTTTCTTCCCAATCATACAAAGACATGTAGCCAATGTGTGTAATAAAATTGATAGCACTTACAAGTAAACAGCACACAATGGGCAAGTGGGAGCTAAAAGTTAACGGTCCCCCAGATTTGCCTTACCTTAGTGCAGTCCACTGCAGCCACTGCGGTGTAAGACATGTGCGCCACCTTTCCTAGCTCTGACTGCCCGCTGACCACTGAGTTCTGCAGCTGATCCAGAGCCATGGGCATCTCACACACCTCCTGAACCAGGAACAAATGACCCAAACACGGGTCATAGTGGAACTAGATTTGTCTGCTTTCCAAATGgattatattccctatatagtgcactacttttgaccagggctcatagggctcttgtcaaaagtagcgGGGTCCCATTTGAGACACAACTCTGCCAGTCCTGCATAGTCACACTAACTGCAGCATATCTCCCAAGGGAGACTTGAATTCACTGTTGACAATTTAATTCGATTTAATGTCCACTAAGAAGGGCTGATATCTGTGAATGTGTAAGTGTGGCACACCCGATGTAGGTGGTCGCAGACTCGCAGGTAGGTTTTTTGGATCCTCTCAGCCTCTGTGATTTTGATTGTCATCTTTTCTAGGCTGTTCTCCAGCTGTCTCACACGCTACCAGGGGACAATAGAACAGAAACGTCAACACACAAGAAAAATCTTAAACATGATGTCTAGGATCTAGAGACTGAGACTGAGCAGTTTAAAAGCTTGGATCCTAGATCCTAGACATCATTCACTTGAGTCTTGTAATAAGTCAAGGTCACTCAATGTCAACTTTAAGCACCATGGACAGGGCCATTCTCACACTAACTCCACTAAGCAGTCAaaactgtgtgtggtgctgtccatggttctgaaagtTCACACTGCTTTCTTCCACAGTAGGTTTTTGGGAACAATTGAGTCTGTGAGATGCTAGCTCTTTAAAGGGGATCTTGCAAATGGcaccctgtcccctatatagtgtcaCCTGGTCGTAGTGCTGCTCGTCATCATCCAATATGGAGTCCAGCTCCAGGACCTTCATGTCCGGCTCCATCTCCAGCATCTGTGACTCCTTGGCCCTGACAGCAAACCTCAGCCTGTTGTGCTGCTCTATCAGACTACACTGTCGACACTTCTCCCGCTCCACAACActctacacccacacacacacacacacacacacacacacacacacacacacacacacacacacacacacacacacacacacacacacacacacgctggcatATTATATACAAGTTGACATGTACAACTGGGCTATTAAAAAAATTAGATGCCTTCACAAAGCTAATATTGTCTATGCACGGGTTACTACAAGcttgccacctctctctctgcctgagcTCAAGTTATGTAGGCCTACCTCCTTTGATGGTCCAGGCTTGGGCAGTGACCTGCCCAGGGTGCATCTACCTTGTGGAGCGTTCTGATCATTCTCTAAGATCTCCTTTGCAGCATGGTACTCTGCCTGGGTCTGCAGCTCTGAAACCAGGTGGATATCAAACAACATACACAAGAGGGGTGATAAATACAATCACTGCAATCTATAGAGCATTTCATGGGCAACATAGTACATTTTATGTGTCATATATTCTGCAATACAATTATGTCAAGGTGTGACTGATAGCCATTCTctctcatatacatatatacagtggggcaaaaaagtatttagtcagccaccaattgtgcaagttctcccacttaaaaatatgagagaggcctgtaattttcatcataggtacacttcaactatgacagacaaaatgagaaaaaaaaatctggaaaatcacattgtaggatttttaattaaaatCACATTAatgatatgtgtatatatatgtaatatatatgtgtatatatatatattcaactgtaatatatatatatacatacatacatttatatatacatatatatacatatatacataaatatatatacacatatacatatatatacacacatatatacatataatatatatacatatgtatgtatatatatatatatatacataaatatatatacacatatacatatatatacacacatatatacatatacatatatatacatatgtatgtatatatatatatatatacatatgtatgtatatatatatatatatacataaatatatatacacatatacatatatatacacacatatatacatatacatacatacatacatacatacacatatatatatatatatatacagttgaagtcggaacttttcatacacttaggttggagtcatttaaaatcgtttttcaaccactccacaaaatcaCTTGTGTCGAGCAaaaggtagatgtcctaaccgacttggcaaAATTATAGTTAAAGTATTGGTTCAACTGATCggatcaaatgcattaagaaggaaagaaattccacaaatgaacttttaagaaatGCATTCATggttactacctcatgaagctggttgagagaataccaagagtgtgcaaagctgtcatcaaggcaaagggtgctactttgaagaatctcaagtataaaatatatttagatttgtttaacacttttttaggttactacatgattccatatgtgttatttcatagttttgatgtcttcattactattctacaaatgtagaaaatagtaaaataaagaaaaaccattgaatgagtaggtgtgtccattcttttgacgggtactgtatatatacacagtatatcgACAACAGTGGTTTGTGATAGGACTTCACGACTAGTAGAGTAAGCCTTTTATATTTTCACTGTGGAATATTACATCACTAATTCTTAATTATATGTACACTAAACGTGTCCTTTATAGAACTTTTCGAAATACCGGTGGACTTAACTAGCTATGACTTTACCTAATTGTTGTACGCAGAGCCGCTGCTCTTGCAGAGTCAGTATCTTTGCCTTTGTATCCGCCGACTGCATACTGTCCTGCCTTTCGCTGTAATATGCATTTTTGTTTTATCGGCGCTTTTCAATATATTTTTGGCACGCATAGAAGAACCGTGTCATGGATTGATATAATTCTATTTCGACGTCATAATAAAACATAGATACGTCTTATTACTTCCGGCACGTGAGGTAGTAATGTAAAGGAAACAGTATCCTATCTTTAAATTGTATTATTTATCAGCATGTGACTAAAACTTGAGCACTAATAGGAATAAGGATAAGTAGAAGTCAGTGCAATTTATTACTCATTACATATCTCACACATGAATACTAAATAGGCTACTGACAGCATAATCTCGTTCCCAGACACCTTTTCCCAAATGCGCAATAGCATGAGGACGAGGTTACCGAAAGCATAACATAGTGAAAGGCTTTAAACAGAGTAACAGCCTATCGGTCGACATTGATTGTTAACTCGTTTTTGTCACTAATATATCAAGGTTTTATTATTAGTTAGTCTGCCTTGTACACAATCGCAGCTAAAAGCTGAATTGCAGTAGACAAAAAAGGAGTTAACAGTTATTTGAAGAAGAATATTAGGTCGCCCATTCAGTCAACCAGTAATTAATTCATAATGTAATGAATTCATAATCAAGTCATTATTATTTTAAATCGGTTTTCAAATCATAAAAGACTAAACCCACTGgccacagacgtcaattcaacctCTATTCCAAGTCGTTTCAATACAAGTTCATTGAAATTGCGTGGACATATTGTTGATTCAACCAGGGTGAGCTCAGTGGGAAGCGTGTCAATAAAATACTATCAAAGTACGATCTATTTTCTGATACTCCTCCACCTTTTCTTCTTAGTAGTGTACCACAGATATTCCATAACCCTGACTAgaataaacacatacagtatggaaTCACTGACACATCCCTGCTAATACGGCGCTCAAGTTTCCTCCTAACAATGCAAATAACAATACTTCTGCTACATTCCTTAAAGTGATAACCAGGGCTGTCAGAGTTAACCAGTTATAACTGATAACATTTACTAATCCAGTACATAAAGTGATGAGGACATACATACACTCTGAACAACAATAACGTCACAATACTATACAATATGATTGTTTTGATTGTTTTGCAACCCATAAGGAAATAtgcaatcaaatcaaaatcactatcaatcagtcagtcaaaaAAACGGAGCTGTTCTGTAAAAACCAGAAATGTGAAAGGCACATATGGCAACTGAAATAAGGGAGTATAAAGATGCACGGATATGCTTGCGTGACCATGATCATCTGGATTTAGTTCATATCGTTTCACGATGCAACCACAGTATTCTGAATGAAATGTAAATGCAATGACCTTGATCATAATACAACCTAACCTAAACGTAACGGCTGAGAAATTATAAATAGTGTAGCGACCTTAACCCGACACCAAGAGGCTACCCCCGAATTCGCTACAATAGGGTTTTGATCAACAGCATGTTGGGTCTGTGCAAACAGCAGCATATTTAGAGAAGTGCTCTCACTGTGTATGTGCAGGTGAGTTTGTAAGGATGGGACTCAGTTTATTATGgtataatacagttgaagtcggaagtttgcatacacttaggttggagtcattaaaacttgtttttcaaccacaacacacatttcttgttaacaaactatagttttggcaaggtgGTTAGGAcataaaaagaaatcagccaagacctcagaaaaaaattgtcgatctctacaagtctggttcatcctttggagcaatttccaaacgcctgaaggtaccacgttcatctgtacaaacaatagtacacaagtattattgggaccacgtagccatcatatcgctcaggaaggagacgcattctgtctcctagagatgaacgtacaaaagtatctatatccacagt
This sequence is a window from Oncorhynchus keta strain PuntledgeMale-10-30-2019 chromosome 14, Oket_V2, whole genome shotgun sequence. Protein-coding genes within it:
- the LOC118394090 gene encoding uncharacterized protein LOC118394090, with amino-acid sequence MALDQLQNSVVSGQSELGKVAHMSYTAVAAVDCTKSQLVHVERQLMVERRMMEKELTGRRGAKEKEVEGRLEREREGERRSSRVAQKLKEQELTLYFPMFCIRIDAEIMYACVLFSPCSPADRRGPHYDTVRLQTAGGYIDALREALSCTDLQELETRLASQKATREQLHTQITQCEELVRKSMETLATLELQYAQLKFSAGPGSDRFEQLKEEMQVELEQEEDCCSQWEAKQGKAQSVLHGVEQGVNNLFFRISCVHVMDSPRQLGDLDATEKLREIGVRLLTLQTTASEKTEENTADHEKVWSFLEHSIMMEPRNFKRASSPVYNSVSEDTFQFRSLEEDCALSREEIKRRSIHLIEAHQPKKKAPRGTKKS